A genomic region of Thunnus albacares chromosome 4, fThuAlb1.1, whole genome shotgun sequence contains the following coding sequences:
- the tnnt2b gene encoding troponin T, cardiac muscle isoforms isoform X3, with protein MSDTEDATYEEEQDSKPKLKSGFMPGLAVPKIPEGEKVDFDDIHRKRMEKDLTELQTLIEDHFEKRKKEEEELLSLTDRIEKRRSERAEQMKIRAERERERQNKLAEEKARKEEEEAKKKADDDARKKMILSNLSFTGYKTQTGPKRQTEREKKKKILNDRRKELNIDHMKEEKLREKAKELSDWLRQLEAEKFELQFKLMKQKYEVTVLRNRVSDHQKVSKGRRTKRGLRK; from the exons AAGATTCAAAGCCCAAGTTAAA GTCTGGTTTCATGCCTGGTTTGGCAGTTCCCAAAATCCCAGAGGGAGAAAAAGTTGACTTTGAT GACATTCATCGAAAACGAATGGAAAAGGACCTGACTGAGCTCCAGACTCTGATTGAAGATCACTTTGAGAAGCgtaagaaagaggaagaggaacttCTTAGCCTCACAGATCGCATT GAGAAACGCAGGTCggagagagcagagcagatgaagatcagagcagagagagaaagagaacgGCAGAACAAACTAGCG GAAGAGAAAGccagaaaagaagaggaagaggccAAAAAGAAAGCTGACGATGATGCAAGGAAGAAGATGATTCTATCCAACTTGAGTTTCACTGGATACAAG ACACAGACTGGGccaaaaagacaaactgaaagagagaagaagaaaaagatccTAAATGATCGACGCAAGGAGTTAAACATTGATcacatgaaagaggaaaaactcaG ggaaaaagcAAAGGAACTGTCTGACTGGCTGCGCCAGCTAGAGGCAGAGAAATTTGAGCTTCAGTTTAAACTCATGAAACAAAAGTATGAG GTCACCGTGCTGAGAAACCGTGTCAGTGATCATCAGAAAGT tTCAAAGGGACGCAGGACCAAGCGCGGCCTGAGGAAATAA
- the tnnt2b gene encoding troponin T, cardiac muscle isoforms isoform X1, whose amino-acid sequence MSDTEDATYEEEPDAGEENDREDSKPKLKSGFMPGLAVPKIPEGEKVDFDDIHRKRMEKDLTELQTLIEDHFEKRKKEEEELLSLTDRIEKRRSERAEQMKIRAERERERQNKLAEEKARKEEEEAKKKADDDARKKMILSNLSFTGYKTQTGPKRQTEREKKKKILNDRRKELNIDHMKEEKLREKAKELSDWLRQLEAEKFELQFKLMKQKYEVTVLRNRVSDHQKVSKGRRTKRGLRK is encoded by the exons AAGATTCAAAGCCCAAGTTAAA GTCTGGTTTCATGCCTGGTTTGGCAGTTCCCAAAATCCCAGAGGGAGAAAAAGTTGACTTTGAT GACATTCATCGAAAACGAATGGAAAAGGACCTGACTGAGCTCCAGACTCTGATTGAAGATCACTTTGAGAAGCgtaagaaagaggaagaggaacttCTTAGCCTCACAGATCGCATT GAGAAACGCAGGTCggagagagcagagcagatgaagatcagagcagagagagaaagagaacgGCAGAACAAACTAGCG GAAGAGAAAGccagaaaagaagaggaagaggccAAAAAGAAAGCTGACGATGATGCAAGGAAGAAGATGATTCTATCCAACTTGAGTTTCACTGGATACAAG ACACAGACTGGGccaaaaagacaaactgaaagagagaagaagaaaaagatccTAAATGATCGACGCAAGGAGTTAAACATTGATcacatgaaagaggaaaaactcaG ggaaaaagcAAAGGAACTGTCTGACTGGCTGCGCCAGCTAGAGGCAGAGAAATTTGAGCTTCAGTTTAAACTCATGAAACAAAAGTATGAG GTCACCGTGCTGAGAAACCGTGTCAGTGATCATCAGAAAGT tTCAAAGGGACGCAGGACCAAGCGCGGCCTGAGGAAATAA
- the tnnt2b gene encoding troponin T, cardiac muscle isoforms isoform X2 — protein sequence MSDTEDATYEEEHAGEENDREDSKPKLKSGFMPGLAVPKIPEGEKVDFDDIHRKRMEKDLTELQTLIEDHFEKRKKEEEELLSLTDRIEKRRSERAEQMKIRAERERERQNKLAEEKARKEEEEAKKKADDDARKKMILSNLSFTGYKTQTGPKRQTEREKKKKILNDRRKELNIDHMKEEKLREKAKELSDWLRQLEAEKFELQFKLMKQKYEVTVLRNRVSDHQKVSKGRRTKRGLRK from the exons AAGATTCAAAGCCCAAGTTAAA GTCTGGTTTCATGCCTGGTTTGGCAGTTCCCAAAATCCCAGAGGGAGAAAAAGTTGACTTTGAT GACATTCATCGAAAACGAATGGAAAAGGACCTGACTGAGCTCCAGACTCTGATTGAAGATCACTTTGAGAAGCgtaagaaagaggaagaggaacttCTTAGCCTCACAGATCGCATT GAGAAACGCAGGTCggagagagcagagcagatgaagatcagagcagagagagaaagagaacgGCAGAACAAACTAGCG GAAGAGAAAGccagaaaagaagaggaagaggccAAAAAGAAAGCTGACGATGATGCAAGGAAGAAGATGATTCTATCCAACTTGAGTTTCACTGGATACAAG ACACAGACTGGGccaaaaagacaaactgaaagagagaagaagaaaaagatccTAAATGATCGACGCAAGGAGTTAAACATTGATcacatgaaagaggaaaaactcaG ggaaaaagcAAAGGAACTGTCTGACTGGCTGCGCCAGCTAGAGGCAGAGAAATTTGAGCTTCAGTTTAAACTCATGAAACAAAAGTATGAG GTCACCGTGCTGAGAAACCGTGTCAGTGATCATCAGAAAGT tTCAAAGGGACGCAGGACCAAGCGCGGCCTGAGGAAATAA
- the pkp1b gene encoding plakophilin-1, translating into MLSSNPDSLQKMTSLDPLKSAISIGNVDDTSLALPSVKQFRSGQQRVLEQVQSIKRTKSRQSSSKSGSTSLSPTSPLSDSVFSDVFKYSTPNGNALSGKSFSKTLSQEKNNNWQTISISKGSTVKRNTAASAHYEQSFAPVISMAVGKTNSSRSEPDQAWQRSMPKHSTPPQRLLSKNSTYRADRSQFITNTLVQSQPLYTVNGTGQTRPNFQVVCGQINTLSKTPPKPPVFECAPKSKGDSGSNGNSGVADITMKEAVEYLSSEDETYKHCGASYIQHNTFIDDKAKEEVLKLNGIPPLVGLLRDPSPHVSQTASAALRNLSFKNGDNKKEIQRCGGITEAVALLRDANSVEIQKQLTGLLWNLSSADSLKPDLLNSALPVLMERVILPYTTGPDQIISNSQDPEVLFHATGCLRNLSSTKQSNRQAMRKCRGLVDSLVSYMKGCVEAGKPDDKSVENCVCILHNLTFQLEAEAPALFSRITALAKTFNRSQSGGDSGPIGCFSPQSKTSDYKHHFDFPVVEEPQPTGAGWLIHSKTLQSYLSLLGSSQQGEIQEACCGALQNLTAHQSIVSSVMSQTIVQKLNGLQVISPLLKSNKVNLQRNAVALVGNLTQNPNLHSAIARKAIPELLGMLSAGTNQGNESDDTLAMACQTSNCLLMREPEMGRRLLNNNLINSLNDLSKNRYFPKASKAASLLLYNLWSDKDTQSFLKKQGMSKSSFVNDITTAAHKSVQIID; encoded by the exons ATGTTGTCGAGCAACCCAGACAGTTTACAAAAAATGACGAGTCTGGATCCGCTGAAATCAGCCATTTCCATCGGGAATGTGGATGACACGTCGCTGGCCCTGCCGTCCGTGAAGCAGTTCAGATCAGGACAGCAGCGGGTCCTGGAGCAAGTGCAAAGTATCAAGAGAACCAAGTCCAGACAGTCAAGCAGCAAGAGTGGATCCACTTCTTTATCTCCAACAA GCCCTTTGTCTGACAGTGTGTTCTCAGATGTTTTCAAGTACAGCACACCTAATGGAAATGCCCTGTCTGGAAAGAGCTTTTCTAAAACT CTCAgccaagagaaaaacaacaactggcAAACAATCAGCATCTCCAAGGGATCCACTGTGaagagaaacacagcagcatctgCTCACTATGAGCAGAGTTTCGCCCCCGTCATCTCCATGGCGGTCGGTAAAACCAACAGCAGCCGCAGTGAGCCTGATCAGGCCTGGCAGCGCTCCATGCCAAAACACTCTACTCCTCCGCAGAGATTGCTTTCCAAAAACAGCACCTACAGGGCAGATAGGAGTCAGTTTATAACAAACACCTTGGTCCAGTCTCAGCCTCTGTACACTGTGAACGGCACAGGTCAGACCAGACCCAACTTCCAGGTAGTGTGCGGCCAAATTAACACGTTGTCCAAAACACCTCCGAAGCCTCCGGTCTTTGAGTGTGCACCCAAGAGCAAAGGAGACTCTgg GTCAAATGGGAACAGTGGAGTTGCTGACATCACTATGAAGGAGGCTGTGGAGTATCTTTCCAGTGAGGACGAGACTTATAAGCATTGTGGCGCCTCCTACATCCAGCACAACACTTTCATTGATGACAAGGCCAAAGAAGAG GTGTTAAAGCTCAACGGGATCCCTCCCCTGGTCGGTCTGCTGCGTGACCCCAGTCCACACGTCAGCCAGACAGCCTCAGCTGCCCTCCGtaacctgtcctttaaaaacGGTGACAACAAGAAGGAGATACAGCGCTGCGGTGGCATCACAGAGGCTGTAGCTCTGCTCAGAGATGCAAATTCTGTAGAGATACAGAAACAGCTAACAG gTCTCCTGTGGAATTTATCCTCTGCAGACAGCCTGAAGCCAGACCTGCTGAACAGTGCTCTGCCTGTCTTAATGGAGCGTGTGATCCTGCCTTACACAACAGGTCCTGACCAGATCATCAGTAACAGCCAAGACCCTGAGGTCCTCTTTCACGCCACTGGATGTCTGAG AAACCTCAGCAGTACAAAGCAAAGCAACAGACAGGCGATGAGAAAATGTCGAGGTTTGGTCGACTCTTTGGTCAGTTATATGAAAGGCTGTGTGGAAGCAGGCAAACCGGATGATAAG TCAGTTGAAAACTGCGTTTGCATCCTGCACAATCTGACGTTCCAACTGGAGGCCGAGGCTCCGGCTCTGTTCAGCAGGATCACAGCTTTGGCCAAGACTTTCAACAGGAGCCAGAGTGGGGGCGACTCTGGCCCCATCGGCTGCTTCAGTCCACAGAGCAAAACATCAGATTACAAG CACCACTTTGACTTCCCAGTTGTTGAGGAGCCACAGCCTACTGGGGCAGGCTGGCTGATCCACTCCAAAACTCTGCAGAGTTACCTGTCTTTGCTGGGCTCTAGCCAGCAAGGAGAAATACAGGAGGCCTGTTGTGGAGCACTGCAGAACCTCACCGCTCATCAAAGCATT GTCTCCAGTGTAATGAGTCAGACCATTGTGCAGAAACTGAACGGCCTGCAAGTTATCAGTCCCCTTTTAAAGTCAAACAAAGTCAacttgcaaagaaacgcagTGGCTTTAGTGGGAAACCTGACCCAGAACCCAAACCTGCACAGTGCCATCG CTCGTAAAGCCATCCCAGAGCTGCTTGGCATGCTCAGTGCAGGCACCAATCAAGGGAACGAATCTGATGACACTCTAGCCATGGCCTGTCAGACTTCCAACTGTCTGCTCATGAGGGAACCTGAGATGGGCAGGCGCCTGTTAAACAACAACCTGATAAACTCACTGAATGATCTCAGCAAAAACAG ATATTTCCCAAAAGCCAGCAAAGCCGCATCGCTGCTTCTCTACAACCTCTGgtcagacaaagacacacagagcttCTTGAAAAAG CAAGGAATGAGCAAGTCCTCATTTGTGAATGACATCACCACGGCGGCGCACAAGTCGGTTCAAATCATCGATTAA
- the smpd2b gene encoding sphingomyelin phosphodiesterase 2, whose product MANTDSVSVRVFSLNCWGIRYLSKHCPQRYAMIGDMLCKEEHDLVLLQEVWSEKDYLSLKKKLSCSHPHSHYFKSGVIGSGLAIFSKHRIHDTFLYRYSLNGYPYMAHHGDWFGGKAVGMAVLSIGKLTANVYVTHLHAEYCREKDAYLPHRVVQAWELQQFIRHTSAGADVVILGGDLNMHPQDLGNRLLRAYTGLRDSYSETPKFDGCEDGMTLIADNPFISKKELVPFEKGIRIDYILFKGSSEMDIHCDYMSTTKGSVPDHPFPYSDHEALTAELRLDPHTPAETGSDGQSKDQDCAAGKGAELVDILTEARTEVKVGLHCAERMRYTATRTGVMGLALLILELAIAAVPWLALGAEQPFPRTSFYLLAALCFAILLTTFLLYIFYTMELKSLQGAEDQMRLAIGSLQEKLRGFPLAQPHNAQRRPPEGQEPSAFDPEE is encoded by the exons ATGGCTAACACAGACTCTGTCAGTGTCCGGGTCTTCTCTCTGAACTGCTG ggggATCCGATACCTTAGCAAACACTGTCCTCAGCGCTATGCCATGATTGGAGATATGTTGTGCAAGGAAGAGCATGATCTTGTCCTACTGCAAGAG gtgTGGAGTGAAAAAGACTATCTCTCCTTGAAAAAGAAACTTTCCTGTAGTCATCCTCACTCGCATTACTTCAAAAG TGGAGTCATAGGCAGTGGACTGGCCATTTTCTCCAAACACAGAATCCATGATACATTTCTTTATCGCTACTCACTGAACGGTTATCCATACATG GCTCACCATGGAGACTGGTTTGGAGGCAAAGCCGTTGGGATGGCCGTCTTAAGCATCGGCAAGCTGACTGCAAATGTCTACGTCACTCAT CTGCATGCAGAGTACTGCAGAGAGAAGGACGCTTATCTACCTCACAGAGTGGTTCAGGCCTGGGAGCTGCAGCAGTTCATTCG TCACACCTCTGCTGGAGCAGATGTGGTGATTCTTGGTGGTGACCTCAACATGCATCCTCAGGACCTCGGCAACAGACTACTGAGGGCTTACACCGGCCTCCGAGACTCTTATTCAGAGACTCCCAAGTTTGAT GGTTGTGAGGATGGTATGACTCTAATAGCAGACAACCCTTTCATCAGTAAAAAAGAGCTCGTTCCCTTCGAGAAGGGAATCCGAATTGACTACATCCTGTTCAAG GGTTCTTCAGAAATGGATATTCATTGTGATTACATGTCCACCACCAAAGGCTCCGTCCCCGACCATCCTTTCCCATATTCCGACCACGAGGCTCTGACTGCTGAACTGAGACTCGACCCGCACACTCCGGCTGAGACTGGAAGTGACGGGCAGTCTAAGGATCAGGACTGTGCTGCAG GAAAGGGCGCCGAGTTGGTCGACATTCTGACAGAGGCCCGTACGGAAGTCAAAGTGGGCTTGCACTGCGCTGAGAGGATGCGCTACACAGCAACACGCACCGGAGTGATGGGGTTGGCTCTGCTGATCCTGGAGCTGGCCATCGCAGCCGTGCCGTGGTTGGCCCTCGGAGCGGAACAGCCTTTCCCTCGTACCTCCTTCTACCTGCTGGCCGCGCTGTGCTTCGCCATCCTTCTCACCACATTTCTACTGTACATCTTCTACACCATGGAGCTGAAATCTCTTCAGGGTGCTGAGGACCAGATGAGGCTGGCTATAGGTAGTCTGCAAGAGAAGCTCAGAGGTTTTCCTCTGGCTCAGCCCCACAACGCCCAGCGGAGGCCCCCGGAGGGTCAGGAGCCAAGTGCCTTTGATCCAGAGGAATAA